The window GGCGCCCGACCTGTGGCACATGCAGTTGAGCGCGGTGGGTTACCATTATCTCATTCTCGCGTTTTTCCTGGTCAGCCTCCTGTGGCTCAACTGGCTGCGCAACTCCAGGCTGGGCTACCAGCTTCGGGCTGTCAAAGCCAACGAGGACGCGGCGGCAAGCCTGGGGATCAACGTCTTTGCGGCCAAGCTCAAGGCTTACTGCATCAGCGCCGCCCTGTATGCCCTGGGCGGGGGGTTTTACGCCGCCTACTTCCGGTATGTTGACCCGTTCGCAGTCATGCACATGGACCTGTCCATCATGATTGCCATGGCGGCTATGCTGGGCGGTGCCGGCTCGCTCTGGGGCCCCATCATCGGCGCGGCCGTCCTCATCCCGCTGGACCGCTACCTCGGAGCATGGCTGGGCGGAAGCGGGGTACTGGGCGTGGACTTCCTGATCTATGCGGTCATCATCATGGCCCTAGCAGCCTACCAGCCGAAGGGGGTATGGGGCATCATCGAAAGCGCAAGACGACACCGGGCAGCTCAGGTGGCACCGGCGCTGGAGACGTCGACAACGGTCCAGGCGTGGAGGAGGTGAGGGGCGGTGGCGCTGCTGTCGGTGGAGTCGGTGGTCAAGCGGTTTGGAGGGGTGGTGGCCAACGACCACATCGATCTCTCCATCGGGGAAGGAGAGATCGTGGGCCTCATCGGGCCGAACGGGGCCGGTAAGACGACCCTGTTCAATTGCGTCGCCGGGTATTTGCGCCCGGACGCCGGCACCATCCGGTTCGCGGGCCGAAACATTACCGGTTGGCCACCCCACCGCACCAGCAGGGCCGGCATCGCCCGCACCTTTCAGATCGTGAAGATGATGGAGAGCCTGAGCGTCGAGGAAAACGTCATGGTGGGTGCCTTTTCTCGTACCGACGACCCCGAAGAGGCACGGATGCAGGCCCGTGAGATCCTCGATCTCGTGGGGCTTTCTCGGGCGAGGCAAGTATACCCCTCCCAACTGCCTCTGGCCATTCAAAAGCGCGTGGAACTGGCGCGGGCGCTCGCCACCCGGCCCAGGCTGCTGATGCTGGACGAATCGGCGGCAGGGCTGAGCCCGGAAGAGGTGGACGTGTTCACCCAGCTGCTTCGGCACATCCACCGGGAAATGCGCCTGACGCTGCTGGTCATCGAACATGTCATGGAGTTCGTGATGGGCCTTTCGGATCGGGTGGTCGTGCTAGCCAGCGGACGCACCATCGCCGAGGGCAGGCCGGACGAGATCACGCGCAACGTTCAGGTGATCGAAGCGTATCTGGGTGAGAAGTATGCTCGACGTGCAGGAAATCCGGGTTCATTATAACGGCGTTCCGGCGCTACACAGCGTGACGTTCAGCGTCAATCGGGGCGAACTGGTCGCCCTGGTGGGTGCCAACGGAGCCGGCAAGAGCACCACGCTCAAGGCCGTCGCAGGCGCGTTGCACCCCGTTGCCGGGCGGATCGTCTTCGAAGGCGTGGACATCAGCCGCCGGTCCACGCCTGACATCGTGCGCCTGGGGATCACCTACGTACCTGAAGGCCGGCTGGTTTTCGGGCCACTGACCGTTGAGGAGAATCTCATGCTGGGTGCGTTCGTGGTTCGCTCCCGGGCTGAGATCGACGAGCAACTCGATTACGTTTATCAGCTTTTCCCCCGGCTGAAGGAGCGCCGGCGGCAGCGGGCCGGCACCCTCAGTGGCGGCGAGCAGCAGATGCTGGCCATCGGGCGAGGGTTGATGGCCCGTCCGAAGCTCCTGATGCTGGACGAGCCCTCCCTGGGCCTCATGCCCAGGCTGGTCGAAGAACTTTTCAACAGTATCGCACGGCTACGGGAGGCAGGTCTCACGATTCTGCTGGTGGAGCAGAGCGCCAGGGAGGCCCTCGAGCTGGCAGACCGGGGCTATGTCCTGCAGACCGGACGAACTCTTGCCGCGGGTACCGGGGAGGAGCTGTTGCGCTCCGAAATCATCAAGAAAGCGTTCCTGGGCATATAGGCCGATGAGCGAGGTTTGGACGGGTGTCATAACTGCCCTGGCGGGCATGCTGACCGTCTTCGTCATCCTCGGCGTCCTGACCGGTTCCGTGTCTCTGTTGGGCCGCTGGGCAAGTGGCGCGGTGGGCGGGCGGTCCGGGTGGGCGTCGGAGGCCGTGCTTTCCCCGGAGGAGGAACGGGAGCTTGTGGCCCTTTTCTCGGCTATCCGGGTATACCGCCCCGGGGCGCGGCCGGTGCCCGGCATCTATGCCCTGAGGGTTAACGGCCGCGAGCGCAAGTTGCGTCTTGTGGAATTGGGCCCGGGTCGTGCCCTTCTGGAGCTCGAGGATGAGCGCCAACTTGAGGTGCGTCTCGAGTCTCCCGAGCGTCAGGTGGGGTAGTGCAACCGACCATGCCAGAAAGCGTGCTGGAGTTTCTCCTTGCGACCGGCTTTGCGGGGATGAGCTGGGGCCGGTTGTGCATGTTGGCCATTGGAGCCAGCCTCATTTACGCGGCCATCGGGAGGCGCTCCGAGCCGCTGTTGCTTCTGCCCATGGGGTTTG is drawn from Bacillota bacterium and contains these coding sequences:
- a CDS encoding ABC transporter ATP-binding protein gives rise to the protein MALLSVESVVKRFGGVVANDHIDLSIGEGEIVGLIGPNGAGKTTLFNCVAGYLRPDAGTIRFAGRNITGWPPHRTSRAGIARTFQIVKMMESLSVEENVMVGAFSRTDDPEEARMQAREILDLVGLSRARQVYPSQLPLAIQKRVELARALATRPRLLMLDESAAGLSPEEVDVFTQLLRHIHREMRLTLLVIEHVMEFVMGLSDRVVVLASGRTIAEGRPDEITRNVQVIEAYLGEKYARRAGNPGSL
- a CDS encoding OadG family protein, whose amino-acid sequence is MSEVWTGVITALAGMLTVFVILGVLTGSVSLLGRWASGAVGGRSGWASEAVLSPEEERELVALFSAIRVYRPGARPVPGIYALRVNGRERKLRLVELGPGRALLELEDERQLEVRLESPERQVG
- a CDS encoding ABC transporter ATP-binding protein; the protein is MLDVQEIRVHYNGVPALHSVTFSVNRGELVALVGANGAGKSTTLKAVAGALHPVAGRIVFEGVDISRRSTPDIVRLGITYVPEGRLVFGPLTVEENLMLGAFVVRSRAEIDEQLDYVYQLFPRLKERRRQRAGTLSGGEQQMLAIGRGLMARPKLLMLDEPSLGLMPRLVEELFNSIARLREAGLTILLVEQSAREALELADRGYVLQTGRTLAAGTGEELLRSEIIKKAFLGI
- a CDS encoding branched-chain amino acid ABC transporter permease gives rise to the protein MRVLRQATRFGDLPRSEQMAFGLLVTLLVVFPWVVQGGFTRAVVVQFLLFALYGMSWNFIGGFGGQVDLGGAKNVGFGAYAVALSMVRWDVPFWLSLPLGMLVAVAEALILGSALLRLRGHYFAIGTLSVSLVWQELFTYWEWTGGARGILLPIKGAPDLWHMQLSAVGYHYLILAFFLVSLLWLNWLRNSRLGYQLRAVKANEDAAASLGINVFAAKLKAYCISAALYALGGGFYAAYFRYVDPFAVMHMDLSIMIAMAAMLGGAGSLWGPIIGAAVLIPLDRYLGAWLGGSGVLGVDFLIYAVIIMALAAYQPKGVWGIIESARRHRAAQVAPALETSTTVQAWRR